Part of the Zea mays cultivar B73 chromosome 4, Zm-B73-REFERENCE-NAM-5.0, whole genome shotgun sequence genome is shown below.
TCAAATGAGAGGCAAAGTTTTTGGCCCATTTTCTTCTGGCAGTTTGTCTCTCCCTGGTGGCTAATTTTACAGTGTGCATCCTTGCATGTGGTTCCTTTATTTTTTACATCATGGAAAGGCCAGCGAAACAATAACTAAGGTCAACATCATTAGAGCTGTTATGGAAATACATGTTTTTGGTATTCAACAtcagcatgagaaaatgagttgacCATACTATTCTTGTTCACATGGGATGTGCCTCAACAGCAAgcccaagcatctccaccagATTTCCTATTCCACCTCTCCTATAACCAGTTATAGGAGATCTCTCAAAAATAACTTAAGGATATGAGAAACCTTTGCTGCAGCAGATTGCCAAAACCTCATCCTGAATCCTGATCTAGGAGAGGGAGAGGTCCCCTTTCTTTAGGAGTGATGGTGGTGGATTTAGGAGATCTCCTAAAGAATATTGTGATAGGAGATATGATATGAGATATTAGGCTACGCATTCAAAATTTTACCATCCGAAATGAATTTATTAGATTTTTTGTCTTTCTTTTTCCTATTAATATGGTTCTTTCTAGCCTCTTGTAATTGTTTTTTCCGGGAAGATGGATCTTCAGAGTGAACCCTCAGAGCATGGACCTTCAAAGTAAACTCAAAGGTATGAAAGTTTCATTAATTCATCAAGATTTAACTTGAATGATACATAGAAAATTCATTAAAATTTATGTTTCATTAATTCATTAAAATATATTGAGAAGGAGAAACATGGAGCTAGATTTCTATTCTTACGAAAACTGCCTTTGCAAAGAGAGGAGACACTTTACCATCTTTTCCTCAGATGCAACTTCGCGAAAGCCTGCTGGAACTCAATTGGCATTACCCCGCCCAGAATTTCTAATCCTGAAGAGGCATTAGTGAACCTCAAGCACCAGCTCAACGTTCCCTTCTTTATGGAGATCATTATTCTTATGACTTGGAGCATCTGGAAAAGCCGAAACGAGTGGCTGTTTTCAACCAAAGATCCCTCGGTGCTCCGCTGTACTCAGGAATTTAGTAGAGAATTGCGACTGATCATTCAGAGCGCGGGGGGAATTTGACACCTCAATCCCGAATTGGCTAAGTTTGTGGCAAACATAGGAAtagttctttctttttcttttctttttctcttctttTTATTGATTGTAAAAGTACCAGGTTCTAACTTTTACTTTTCGCTTTCTAATAAAATGCGCAGTAGGGGTTCCCCCTCCTGATCCTTCAAAAAAACCAGATGACTTGCATGACATCAACACTGCTCCATCCATTAGAGAAGGGTTAGACTGTTAGAGGATGCACGAGTGCGCTACACTGAATTGTCATGATTTTTTGCAGACAACAGGAGCACAACATGCTCTATCAAAGCTACAATACTATAAAACACGCCTGTAAATCATCTTGAGGTTGCCAAAGGTGTTGCACGCCTCAATTAAACAAAAAAGAATGAACAGGCCAGCAATGCTGACTTCAATTAAACGTATGAGGACCCACCAGACTAGAATGCATGGGAACCTGGAGCTGGGAGGCGAAGTCGACTGGGTGTTCACCCCTCCACCGGCAACTTCCATGCTAATTAATCCATCTCACGGTCTAGATCAGATGCTAATCTCGATGCCGTTGCATCCATGCAGGCGAGCTAGCCAACCATAGCACAGACATGACAGCCTTGTAATCAAGCCCAATGGCCAATGCAATTCTTATTAGTTGGCTTTAGTTGCAACGCTTGACCATGCAGTTGGTCACACATGAGAATGATTCTCCTTGTCTGCTGATTCTGCTCAGTGCATCTGATTCTCCCTGTCTGCTGGTTCAGCTCTGCAGTTGCATCCACCTCCTTCGCTATATAAACAAGGAAGCCGAAGCCCAGAAGACACCAATTTAGCAGCTTGCCTTTTATCTTTCTTCTCTCCCACTCCAAGAAGTTCCAGTGTGTCAGCTTTCACGAATTCCAAGGATGGCTTGCCGCCTGAGATCGGCTAGCATGCCTTCGAGCCCTCATTCCAGGGAGACCAATGTTGAGGAACAGATTCTATGCCTGAAAGCAGCCATCTCTCTGCCTTCAGTGACTGTCGAAACCGTATTCGATGATCTGAGCAAGCTCGGGAGCATCTACAACCACATCGACGCACTCACATGCTTGCCCAGGAGCCAGAGGAAGGCAGTGGAGGAGGAGGTTGAGCACTCCCTCGTCCTGCTCGACCTCTGCAGCATTGTGCAAGAGAGCTTTGTTGAACTCAAGGCCTGTGTCCAGGAGATACAGTTGGCTCTGAAACGAGGTGATCACACAGCTGCCCATACCAAGATTCAGTGCTATGTGCGCTCGGCCAAGAAGGCACAGAAGCTGTTCAAGAAGGTCAACAAGAAGACTGTCTCTGACATCGAAGGATGCTGGGTGATCAATCTGGTTGCTGGAGCGAGGGAGATTGCTGCGTTGATCCTTGAATCGACATTGCATCTCCTGTCAAAGCAAATTGTGGTCACAAGTTCTAGCAAGTGGTCACTTGTTTCCAAGTCATTCCGAAAGAAGTGTGTCATATGTGAGGCAGAACAATTGCAAGGGTTGGAGCTGGACATTGTTGAACTTGAGAGCAGAGTAGGGACATTGTTCAGGAAGTTGATCCAAAGCAGAGTGTCTCTTCTTAATGCTCTTAGCTTGTAGACAGACCATACAACAAGTCTGACCCCCTGTCGCCTTTTAGAGGATTCGCTGATATCCAAACAATTTTGTGTGCACATACACAGGAGAAAATGTACAGAAAATTACTCAATGAGAGATAGTTTTTCATccattttgttttttttttgaaaGGGAGAGGCAAAAGACTTGCCGCTCCAATATATTAGAAGGTGTAGGACTAACAGGAAATTACAAGAAACCAAGACGACTTACAAGACTAGAAGCGAACTCCTGAACAAAATTACTAAGCGGACCTACTAAGCGTACCTACTAGCCAGCCAGGCCATGGAAACAACCAACTAACTCTTTGACCACTAGCGCGACCTGCTCCGCTGATTTAAGCTGACTGTGAAAGATTCTATTGTTCCTCTCTAACCAAATGCTCcaccaaaaataaatgataaggcCATCAAAGGATCTTCTCCAAGGCTTGTTGCACCTACTTCTCAAATTTCTCCACCAGTCGTACAATGAATCAGAGCCATAGATCCCCTTAAAGGACGAAAGATTCGCCCAAGCCAAGATTCTGTCCCACACCTCCCTGCTGAAGGGGCAGTCCTTGCAGAGATGAACCGTCGTTTCAAAGGTCGAATTACAGAGACAACAAGAAGGATTGTGAGGCCATCCCCTTTTCTGAAGGTTCTCTGCTGTCAACACTCTATTGTGTAAAAGAGTCCAAGCGAAGAAGCGACACTTGGGTTCAGTTTTTGCTTTCCAAATGGAACAAATTTTCATTGTGCAGAAGTTTGTTGAGAACTGAATGTTATATGCGCTGCTTGCACTGTACTGGCCATCAGTCGTCCATCTCCAAGAGATGGAATCCTCCAAGTTATTAAGTTCGTGCATGCTACTGATAGCCTGCCATAGGGTTACAAAATCTTTTATTTCGTCTTCTCGTATGCATGGCAGACATAGCTGAATCCAGCTATTGGCTCTAAGAGCATGAAAAACTGAGATGTTCTTCTTCCTTGCTTTCTTGAACAGAATTGGCGCTATATTCTTAGGCGCCTGACCATGGATCCAACTAGATTTCCAAAAACTTGCTGTTCTCCCATTACCAACGTTGACTACCGTGGATGCATTGAAAAGTTCTTCATCTATTTTGTCGCATGGCGATTGCAAACCAATCCACGCCTTATCCCTGTTCTTCCAACGCATCCACAGCCATCTGATTCTTAAAGCCCTTGCGAAGCGTTCTAGGTTCAGAATGCCAAGTCCCCCCTTGTTCTTTGGCTGACATGTTGTAGACCAGTTGATCAAACAGTGTCCTCCGCTGCAAGCTTCAGGGTTGTTTCCTTTCCAAAGAAAGCCTCTTCttatcttatcaattttctttagcAGCCATTTTTGAACTGGAAAAACCGTAAGATGATAAATCGGTTGGGCTGTTAATACAGATTTAACCAATGTTTCTCTGCCTGCTTTAGAGAGTAGTCTGCCTTTCCATCCGGCCAGTCTGTTGTTTATTTTTTCCAGTAGCGGTTGCAAGGAGATCCTTTTAATCTTCCTAAAGTGGAGGGGAAGACCAAGATACTTTCCAGGTAAGATAGCATATTTACCCGGGAACACTTCGGCAAGATTTGACCAAAGCGACTGAGGATAGCGAATTGGAAAGATTTCTGTTTTATCAAAATTTATCTTCAGCCCTGAACAACCTTCAAAGACTTCCAGAATCGTTTTGAGAACTTTGAGGTCCGACTTGTCTGCTCTCACAAACACCCCAGCATCATCTGCATATAGGGAACAACGAAGCTTTGCCCCTTTAGGCAGGACGCTTCCCAGTAGCCCAGCCTGAGCCGCCTTATCGATCATACGCTGGAGAGGGTCCATTGCTAAAATGAAAAGAAATGGAGAAAGGGGGTCCCCTTGTCGTACACCACGCCTGTGTTTAATTCTATTTGTCGGCTCTCCATTTATTATTATTTTGGAGGAAGATGAGCCCAGAATTAGAGCGATCCAGTCTCGCCACCTTTGGGAGAAACCAAGGGCCTTTAATACATCAAGGAGATAAGCCCAATTTATGGAGTCGAAGGCTTTCGAGATGTCAAACTTGATGAAAAGCGCAGGCTGACCCCTCTTGTGCATCTTCATAATCACCCTTTGAACATATAAGAAGTTATCATTGGTGTCTCTCTTGTGATTAATTTTATGATGTCCATTCTTGCCTGTGATGCCTTTACGTTTTACATCATGCCAAGGTCAATATCATTTGAACTGTTATGCAAATGCGCGTTCTCCTGTGTTCTACATCATTGTGAGAAAAATGAGCCGGCCAGAATATTCTTGTTCACATGAGATGTGCCTCAACAGCAAGCCCGGGATCCCTATACAGTGGATCTTGCTCTCCCTAGCTCAAACATGCCAACTCCAAACCATGAGAATTTATCTCCTACCACGATTTGTTGCCAAGAAACCAATAATGTAGCATTTACTATTGACTGGAATCTTGTACAACTGCACAGTTGATATCAATATGGCCTTCTCTTTGAATACACCTTTATCTTTTTTTTTGTTAACATATATAATCAGTAGGGGAAGGGCAGGCTTGGTGTAGTGACTAGTGATGAGAGCACGGGTTTAAAGCAGTCTCTCCGGATTTGCGAGGGGAAGGCTGGGCTCGGGTTATTTCTTTCCTAGACTCCATTCATGTGGAAGCCTCTGACACTGGGTCTACTCTTTTATACATAATCAGTAGGGGTTTTACCTCTCCAGTCCCTCAAAGAACATCACTCTCTTATATAGCTGTATGGCATTTCACTGGACTTTGTGCCATCTACGTATGATCAGGTTATGTACTGTTAATTTGACCCACCAAAATGAATTTGTTAGATCTTTTTGTCTCTTTTTCTTATTAACATGATTCTTTCTGGCCTCTTATAACTGTTTTTTCAGAGCATGGATCTTCAGAGTGAACCCTTAGAGCATGAATCATCAGAGTAAACCCAACAGCAAGAAAGTTTTTTGTAATTTCATCAATTCTCTTGAGTGAAGCATAGCAAATTCATTAAATTAAGTGTTTAGTAACCAGATGACTCATGTGACACCAACACTGGTCTATGCCTCTGTCCATTAAAGAAGGATTAGAGGATGCGCGAATGCACTAGACTGAATTGTCATGATTTATTGCAGACAACGGGACCACAACATGCTATGGCAAAGCCACAAAATTGCAAAACATGGTTTTAGATCAGCTTGAGGTTGCCAACGGTGCTACACGCTTCAATTAAACAAAAAGAATGAACATGCCAGTCCATCAGATCAGAATGCATGGGACACTGGAGCTCGGAGGCGAAGTCAACTAGATGGTCACCCCTCTACAAGCAACATGCAGGCTAATTAATCCATCTCATTATCTGGATCAGATGCTAATCTCTATGCCCTTTCGGCCGTGCAGGCGAGCTTGCCAGCAATAGCGCAGACATGACAGCCTCGAATCAAGCTAGTTTGATAATGCAGTTCTTGGTTGGCTTCGGTTGCAACGTATGAGTCGGTCACACATGAGAATGATTCTCCCTGTCTGCTGGTTCAGCTATTCACTGGCATCCACCTCCGTAGCTATATAAACAAGGAAACCGAAGCCCGGAAGACACCATTGCAGCAGCTTGCCTTTGATCTTTCTTCTTTCCCACTCCCAGAAGTTTCAGAGGTTCACACCTTTCACCAATTCAAGGATGGTGTGCCACCTGAGATCTGCTAGCATGCCTTCGAGCTCTCGCTCCAGTGAGACCTCTATTGACGAACAGATTCTGAGCCTGAAAGCAGCCATCTCTCTGCCTTCAGTGTCCATCAAAACCATGGTGGATAGTCTGAGCAAGCTCGGCAGCATCTACAACCACATCGACGCACTCACATGCTTGCCCAGGAGCCAGAGGAAGGCAGTGGAGGAGGAGCTCGAGCACTCCCTGGTCCTGCTCGATCTCTGCAGCGCTGTGCAAGAGAGCTTTGTTGAGCTTAAGGCCAGTGTCCAGGAGGTGCAGTTGGCTCTGGAACGAGGTGACCACACGGCTGCCCATACCAAGATTCAGTGCTATGTGCGCTCGGCCAAGAAGGCACAGAAGCTGTTCAAGAAGGTCAACAAGAAGACTGCCTCTGACATCGAAGGATGCTGGGTGATTAATCTGGTTGCTGAAGCGAGAGAGATTGCCGTGTTGATCCTTGAATCGACATTGCATCTCATGTTGAAGCAAATTGTGATTCCAAGCTCTAGCAAGTGGTCCCTTGTTTCCAAGTCATTCCGAAAGAAGTGTGTTGTATCATGCGATGCGGAACAATTGCAAGGGTTGGAGCTGGACGTTGTTGAT
Proteins encoded:
- the LOC103653121 gene encoding uncharacterized protein, with the protein product MACRLRSASMPSSPHSRETNVEEQILCLKAAISLPSVTVETVFDDLSKLGSIYNHIDALTCLPRSQRKAVEEEVEHSLVLLDLCSIVQESFVELKACVQEIQLALKRGDHTAAHTKIQCYVRSAKKAQKLFKKVNKKTVSDIEGCWVINLVAGAREIAALILESTLHLLSKQIVVTSSSKWSLVSKSFRKKCVICEAEQLQGLELDIVELESRVGTLFRKLIQSRVSLLNALSL
- the LOC109945501 gene encoding uncharacterized protein, giving the protein MVCHLRSASMPSSSRSSETSIDEQILSLKAAISLPSVSIKTMVDSLSKLGSIYNHIDALTCLPRSQRKAVEEELEHSLVLLDLCSAVQESFVELKASVQEVQLALERGDHTAAHTKIQCYVRSAKKAQKLFKKVNKKTASDIEGCWVINLVAEAREIAVLILESTLHLMLKQIVIPSSSKWSLVSKSFRKKCVVSCDAEQLQGLELDVVDLESRVGTLFRTLIQSRVSLLNALSL